A region of the Cryptococcus deuterogattii R265 chromosome 1, complete sequence genome:
AACGTGTGGTACATATAAAAATCAAAACTCCAAACTAACGAGTACGAGTACTACGGAAAACATAATGAATAATACCATAGGTCCTTCTAGCTACATCACTACACAGCAAGAGTTTTGCTAAGAAACGAGATAAGGTCAGGACCAACTGATAgagcgagagagagagagagagagagagaaacagATGACATACCTTCTTGGCAGTCTTGTAGAACATTTTGCTTTGCGCAGAGAGGGCGTTTGAACGTTCCACGAGATTGTCAAGTTTTTCACCTCGTTCAAGAACAGATTCAATCGTCTTGTGCTGTTTACTGCTTGTCAGTATTTTCACCAAGTCCAACTACGGACGAGAAGCACAGTGACATACCAAAACGACCTTGGTCTCGTCCAATTCTTTCTGTACTTTCATGATCGTATCCGCCTGCTTGGGATCTTGGTACTTTGTCAGATAGTTTGCGAGTGTACCTTCGAGTTTCCCCTTTTGAGCTGGGGGCAGACCACCGGCAGCCGCCTGGGAAGGGTTGCCGCCAAACGCATTGGCCGAGGCGGAGCCGAACGAAGGCGCTGCAGACTGGTTGGGGAGACTGGCGAGGAGAGGGGTATGCTCGTCGAGGATTTTAGTGAGGAGCGAGAATGCGGGTCGGAGAGGGTATTCCAGATCGGTGATCATCACCGCTATagtttttgttttttgtcaggtaaaaaaaaagaaaagaaaaaaagctCATGTTAGATGGATGATGTTTAGACAGGTGGACGTACCGGCAAGACCTGGCCCGCCGGGTGTTCGACCGGAAGTGACAAAGACATGGGCTTTGTAGTTGTTCTCTTCGACGGACGACGGCTGGTTCGCAGGGGTTCGCTCGGCGACGGTCTGTGGTTGTTGGCCGTGAGTGGATGGCTGAAGAGGCGCGGACGAAGCGGGAACTGACCTTTGTGAAGAACGTCATGAACTCGCCTACGCTGCTTCGCTGGTAGAAGCTGAAGCTGCTGAGGTCCTGGGCGGTGCCGAGGAGCGTGGCTGCTGGCGGGGCTGACTGTGCGACTGAGAGGAGTGATATGGAGAAGACCTTCATGGCGAGATGGTGTGATGTGGTGTGGATTAAAGAGATGTATCGCGGGATAATAATGTGCCAAGTTAAGCGGCCGATAAATAACATGTTGCGTCATTGGTGTTAAGTATATGTTAACTACGCCATAAACAGTCCTCGTATCCCTCTCTACGCATTCTTTCCACCACACCTTGCAGCACTCCCCTCACTCCCCGCCATGTCAGACACACTGCCGGACGACGCATGGGTGAATGCGTTCCTCGCGACTCCCCCCCGCCCCCTCCTCACCGCGCTCCAGAAACGGCTGCATACATCCACCGCCCACCTCGGCGCACTCGCAGACATCTACAAGCAGCGCGCAGCCGTCGAGGCAGCGTACGCAGACGGGCTCCAGAAACTCGCGCGCACAGCAGAGCAGGGCGCACTCACAGGCAAGACAGGCAACGACTGGCCCAAGAGCAGCGGCGAGGGCAGGCTGTGGGACAGTGTCATCTCAGAGCTCGCAGAGGTGCGTCGCTGTCGTGCGTTTGACTGCTGACGTGGTACAGACATCCGCATCCCACTCCACGCTCGCAGCCATGCTCAGGACAGACTTTGAACAGCCCATCCGCGAGATCCCCACCAAGGTCGTTGCATGGCGAAGGATCGGCGACCAGGACGCGAACCTCGACAAGACGCTCAAAGACTATGAAAAGGTCTCCGCCAAGCTCGAAAAGGCATCGtccaaatccaaatccAACAAGGTCGATGCCCTCCAGTCCGacctcaacaacatcacCCAGGCACTCTCTTCGCTCTCGCCCATGGTGTATACGACGTATCAGCGACTGGACGAAGAGCGACTTCGTGCGCTCAAGGAGATTATCGTCAGGTGGGCAACCGTCAAGGGCGACATGGCTTCGAGAGACGGGCAGCGGGCAGAAGCGATCATCTCCCACTTGTTGCAGTGGGAGA
Encoded here:
- a CDS encoding prenylated SNARE protein Ykt6p, with protein sequence MKVFSISLLSVAQSAPPAATLLGTAQDLSSFSFYQRSSVGEFMTFFTKTVAERTPANQPSSVEENNYKAHVFVTSGRTPGGPGLAAVMITDLEYPLRPAFSLLTKILDEHTPLLASLPNQSAAPSFGSASANAFGGNPSQAAAGGLPPAQKGKLEGTLANYLTKYQDPKQADTIMKVQKELDETKVVLHKTIESVLERGEKLDNLVERSNALSAQSKMFYKTAKKQNSCCVVM